A portion of the Cryptomeria japonica chromosome 5, Sugi_1.0, whole genome shotgun sequence genome contains these proteins:
- the LOC131875907 gene encoding uncharacterized protein LOC131875907 yields the protein MLSGGHRWILVSTDYFTKWVEAIPTKQATNKVVIKFILENIITRFGVPARIIFDNGMAFRSKEFNTFYEEYGIKISHSSPYHPQRNGQAESSNKNIIKIIKRVLGQNKRAWDSKMNLSLWEDRITVKKSIGRSPHEPFYGKRSRLPLDNLLPIHRFISQEGIEIDDPLQERLMQLVELDEVGVEAQEQNIKIQNQMKRLYDKTTTNRKFEVGDLVLMWNARSQDKGKNGKFEAL from the coding sequence ATGTtgagtggaggacacagatggattttGGTTTCCAcagattactttaccaaatgggtggaagcaatacctacTAAACAGGCCACCAATAAAGTGGTGATAAAATTCATACTGGAAAATAtcattactagattcggtgttcctgcaaggatcatATTTGATAACGGCATGGCTTTTAGGTCTAAAGAATTCAATACCTTTTATGAAGAGTATGGCATCAAAATATCTCATTCATCCCCTTACCACCCTCAACGTAATGGGCAAGCTGAGTCTAGTAACAAAAACATCATAAAGATCATCAAAAGAGTGCTAGGACAAAATAAAAGGGCATGGGACTCAAAAATGAATCTATCATTATGGGAAGATAGAATAACAGTAAAAAAATCTATAGGGAGGTCCCCACATGAGCCGTTCTATGGTAAAAGGTCCAGACTCCCTTTGGATAATCTCTTACCTATACATAGATTCATATCACAAGAAGGGATAGAGATTGATGATCCTTTACAAGAGAGGCTGATGCAGttggtagagcttgatgaagtcgGGGTGGAAGCTCAGGAGCAGaacatcaaaattcaaaatcaaatgaaaagATTGTATGATAAAACAACAACAAATAGAaaatttgaggttggtgatctggttttgatgtggaatgccaggagccAAGATAAGGGTAAGAATGGAAAGTTTGAAGCTCTATGA